Part of the Aquamicrobium lusatiense genome is shown below.
TCAGTGACGGAGGAAGCGGAACAGCGCTATGGACTGAAACCCTCGACCTTCGGCATGAAGCCTCACGGAGCCTGAAACGAGTGGAATCCGGGCCTTTCCCGGACCCGCTTCCGTTTCAGGCGCACACCCGGTTGCGGCCCTGCCGCTTGGCTTCATAGAGCTGGCGGTCGGCGCGCCGGTAGAATTCCTCGGCTGTCTCCTTGCCTTCCCAGACGGCAAGCCCAACGCTGGTTGTCACCCGCAAGCCACCGCGCCCTGTGGGGATCGAAAGTGCTGAGACCGCATCGCGGATGCGCTCCGCCAGTTTTTCCAGCCCGACAAGGTTCATGTTGGGCGTGACGATGCCGAATTCCTCACCACCCAAACGGGCAACGATGTCGTGATAGCGGGTCATGTCACGCAGGCATTTGCCGACGGCGCGCAAAACGCGATCACCGATATCGTGCCCATAGCTGTCGTTCACCTGCTTGAAGTGGTCGAGGTCAAGGATCATCAGCCCCAGCGGCTTGTCGATGCGGCGGAACTCCTCGATATATTCCCTGAGTGCATCATCGAAGTAGCGACGGTTCTGCACCCCTGTCAGGCCATCGGTCAGCGCCTCGATCTCCAGCGTCTCGGAGCGGGCACTGAGCGACGCCGTCATCTGGCGCAATTTCTTCTCCTCCCTCACCTGCTTTCGGATGAGCGGATAAATGAAGAAAACACCGAAGAACAGCGCCGTCGCCATAAGAACGCTGGTGAAAAACAGAAGGTTCTTCAGGTAAGAAACGTCGGCAAAGCCCTCAGGGGCCTTTATCTCATGTACAAGAGAATCCACGACTCCGTGAGCGAACATCATCAGCATTCCAGCGCCCAGAATGACTGTGATGAAGACAAAGAACGCTGACTCTGCCTTGTGAAAACGCATCGCTGCCCACTTGAATTCCACCCGTAATCATTATCTCACGAACAAGCTTAACAAAATCTGATTTCAGCAACCAGAGCGCGAATATCTCCGTTCGGCACCGTCGACAATTGTAAGGTTGTCGTTAAATCACATCCTCATCAATACTTTGCCGAAGGGCGAGCCTTTTCCACTCCGGACCGGACTGGGTACGGAACCATGTCGACTGTCTCTTGGCATACTGGCGCGTGGCGGCCTTTGCCCGCTCAGCCGCCTCGCCAAAGCTGACTTCGCCGGCCAGCGCCGCCTGCAATTCCCTGACGCCGATCGCCTTCATGGCGGGCAAGGCAGGGTCGAGGCCAAGCGCCGACAAGGCGCGCACCTCATCGAGGGCACCCCGTTCCAGCATCGCATCGAAGCGTGCGCCTATGCGTACCGCAAGTTGTTCCCGGTCGGGTTCGATGACGAAGCATTTCGCACTCGCCCGCTCGATCAGAGCGGTCCCGCGCCGCCCCTGCCAGGCGAGGATGGAGAGGCCGGAGGACTCCAGCACTTCAAGCGCGCGCACGATGCGTTGGCCGTCGGCGGGGTTGAGGCGCGCCGCCGCGTCCGGGTCCTTCCGCGCAAGCCTGCCGTGCAGTGCCGGAGCCCCCTCCTCGAGCAACGCCGCGCGCCAGCGCTCGCGAATGTCCGGCGCTATATCGGGCATCTGGGAAAGGCCTTCGCTCAGCGCACGGAAATAGAGCCCGGTGCCACCGACGAAGATCGGCCGCCTGCCCGCCAGCGCCCCATCCTCCACCAGTTGCACGACATCGCGCAGCCATGCGCCGGTCGAATATGAAGTGGCCGGGGAGACGTGACCGTAGAGATGATGCGGCACGCGGCTGAGATCGTCCGCGTCCGGCCGCGCCGTCAAAAGGTCGAGCAGGCCATACACCTGCATGGAATCGGTGTTGACGATCGCGCCGCCCAGCTTTTCGGCAAGATCGAGGGCCAGCTTCGACTTGCCGCTGGCGGTCGGCCCGGCTATCAGGATTGCGTTCCTGATGCGCCCTTCCTCCCCCATTTCACCGGACACTCCGATGCCGCTCATCGCAACTCTCATTTCCAATCCATCCAGCCGTTCACTGTCGGCCACGCTGGCAGATAAGGCGTCGGCGGCAGTCCACGCAAGTGAGGTTCACTGGCTTGCGGAGCGCGAGGCCTGCGACATCGTGCTTCCCGACGGTCTGGACGAGGACGCCGCAACGCAACTGTTGCGCGATGCCGTTGCGGATGCACCTGTGGATGTTGCCGTTCAGGATCCCGCCAGCCGCCGCAAGAAGATCCT
Proteins encoded:
- the miaA gene encoding tRNA (adenosine(37)-N6)-dimethylallyltransferase MiaA, translated to MSGIGVSGEMGEEGRIRNAILIAGPTASGKSKLALDLAEKLGGAIVNTDSMQVYGLLDLLTARPDADDLSRVPHHLYGHVSPATSYSTGAWLRDVVQLVEDGALAGRRPIFVGGTGLYFRALSEGLSQMPDIAPDIRERWRAALLEEGAPALHGRLARKDPDAAARLNPADGQRIVRALEVLESSGLSILAWQGRRGTALIERASAKCFVIEPDREQLAVRIGARFDAMLERGALDEVRALSALGLDPALPAMKAIGVRELQAALAGEVSFGEAAERAKAATRQYAKRQSTWFRTQSGPEWKRLALRQSIDEDVI
- a CDS encoding GGDEF domain-containing protein; its protein translation is MDSLVHEIKAPEGFADVSYLKNLLFFTSVLMATALFFGVFFIYPLIRKQVREEKKLRQMTASLSARSETLEIEALTDGLTGVQNRRYFDDALREYIEEFRRIDKPLGLMILDLDHFKQVNDSYGHDIGDRVLRAVGKCLRDMTRYHDIVARLGGEEFGIVTPNMNLVGLEKLAERIRDAVSALSIPTGRGGLRVTTSVGLAVWEGKETAEEFYRRADRQLYEAKRQGRNRVCA